From Bacteroidota bacterium, one genomic window encodes:
- a CDS encoding sugar dehydrogenase complex small subunit has protein sequence MNTIENFINLSAVLTGYEAIELKPKNDTQQVAQKYFDTLTKNTPVDVLNDLYNTFLNIKGDITDGVLKQILQDATLGQLARNIIQMWYTGIWYGLYPGQMDYVISSTAYTNGLVWKEMGAHPMGFSEGNFGYWADAPQMPVIK, from the coding sequence ATGAATACAATAGAAAACTTTATAAATCTTTCAGCAGTGTTAACTGGCTACGAAGCTATTGAGCTAAAACCTAAAAACGATACACAACAAGTAGCACAAAAATATTTTGATACATTAACCAAAAATACACCCGTTGATGTATTGAACGATTTGTACAATACCTTTTTAAACATAAAAGGCGATATAACTGATGGTGTGCTGAAACAAATTTTGCAAGATGCTACATTAGGACAACTGGCACGCAATATTATTCAAATGTGGTACACCGGAATATGGTACGGATTATATCCTGGTCAAATGGACTATGTAATATCATCAACCGCTTATACCAATGGATTAGTATGGAAAGAAATGGGCGCCCATCCAATGGGTTTTAGCGAAGGTAATTTTGGATATTGGGCTGACGCACCTCAAATGCCAGTAATAAAATAA
- a CDS encoding GMC family oxidoreductase, translated as MSNSTKKYDVVIVGAGFAGNVMALELAKAGKKVLMVEGGDPFKSDNREVFMQNFFLAMAKTPESPYPQNYNSPRPSVLDIQNITPNSPQGQNGTNPVKDIATNGYFIEKGPMAFGSTYERVAGGTSWHWLGTCLRLLPSDFRMKTEFGVGVDWPISYDDLSAYYNKAEFEIGVSADVEEQNIHGVTFTPGYKYPMQSLPPTVLDKKFSEKLNGITLDGSIVKVTGTPAGRNSTSNKIDGKIYNNGRRLCQGNTNCTPICPIQAKYDATVTLAKALNTGNVDIMYQTVAYNILIDETTKKVTGIAYKQYETKLGPVTGEGVVTATSYIIAAHAVETAKLLLMSKNKTMPNGIANSSGQVGKNLMDHPVKLSWGLMPESTYPFRGPLSTSGIETTRDGEFRKKRAAYRIEIGNEGWNWTMGAPYSTLTDLVNKNTFGKALRQEIASNFTRQFRIGFLVEQLPGDGYIVPSAIATDNLGLPRPEVHYDLSDYTKAGFEAAVEATNTIFGLLGAKESIESSNPPASRPGSFTYNNKTYFSNGAGHVMGTHRMGATPQDSVTDANMKTWDHDNLYLVGCGTFPTTGTANPSLTMMALAYKATEALLKTL; from the coding sequence ATGAGTAATTCAACTAAAAAATATGATGTAGTAATTGTGGGTGCTGGTTTTGCAGGTAATGTAATGGCATTAGAATTAGCCAAAGCCGGAAAAAAAGTATTGATGGTAGAAGGAGGAGACCCCTTTAAAAGTGATAACAGAGAAGTGTTTATGCAAAACTTTTTTTTAGCAATGGCTAAAACACCGGAGTCGCCTTACCCACAAAATTATAATTCACCACGTCCATCCGTATTAGATATACAAAACATTACACCCAATTCTCCGCAAGGGCAAAACGGAACTAATCCGGTAAAAGATATAGCTACCAATGGATATTTTATTGAAAAAGGTCCAATGGCATTTGGCAGTACCTATGAGCGTGTAGCAGGCGGTACCAGTTGGCATTGGTTAGGTACGTGTTTAAGGTTATTACCTTCCGATTTTAGAATGAAAACAGAATTTGGTGTAGGAGTTGATTGGCCTATATCATACGATGACCTTTCTGCTTATTACAACAAAGCCGAATTTGAAATAGGTGTTTCAGCCGATGTAGAGGAACAAAATATACATGGTGTAACATTTACACCGGGATACAAATATCCGATGCAATCACTTCCACCGACAGTACTTGATAAAAAGTTTTCAGAAAAACTAAACGGTATTACCTTAGATGGTTCCATAGTAAAAGTAACAGGGACACCAGCCGGAAGAAACAGCACCTCCAATAAAATAGATGGTAAAATTTATAACAATGGCAGGCGCCTATGTCAGGGCAATACCAACTGTACACCCATTTGCCCTATACAAGCCAAATACGATGCAACAGTTACTTTAGCCAAAGCATTAAATACAGGCAATGTAGATATCATGTACCAGACAGTTGCCTATAATATACTGATAGATGAAACTACTAAAAAAGTAACAGGTATAGCTTATAAACAATACGAAACAAAACTAGGGCCCGTAACAGGCGAAGGTGTTGTAACAGCCACATCATATATAATAGCGGCACATGCAGTGGAAACAGCTAAGTTATTATTGATGTCGAAAAACAAAACAATGCCCAATGGAATAGCTAACTCAAGTGGACAAGTGGGGAAAAATTTAATGGATCATCCTGTAAAATTAAGTTGGGGTTTAATGCCCGAAAGTACCTATCCTTTTAGAGGTCCTTTAAGCACCTCAGGAATAGAAACCACACGCGATGGTGAATTTCGTAAAAAGCGTGCAGCATACCGTATAGAAATAGGTAACGAAGGATGGAATTGGACAATGGGTGCACCTTACAGTACCTTAACCGACTTAGTTAATAAAAATACATTTGGTAAAGCATTACGTCAGGAAATTGCCAGCAATTTTACCCGTCAGTTTCGTATAGGTTTTTTAGTGGAGCAATTACCGGGTGATGGTTATATAGTTCCATCGGCTATTGCCACAGATAATTTAGGCTTACCGCGCCCGGAAGTTCATTATGATTTATCAGACTATACCAAAGCAGGTTTTGAAGCTGCCGTAGAAGCCACCAATACCATATTCGGTTTATTAGGAGCCAAAGAAAGTATAGAAAGCTCAAACCCTCCCGCAAGCCGACCTGGTTCATTTACCTACAATAACAAAACCTATTTTAGCAATGGAGCAGGGCATGTAATGGGAACACACCGTATGGGTGCAACGCCACAAGATTCTGTAACCGATGCCAATATGAAAACATGGGATCATGACAATTTATATTTAGTAGGTTGTGGTACATTTCCTACCACAGGTACAGCTAATCCTTCACTAACCATGATGGCATTGGCTTATAAGGCCACAGAAGCCTTGTTAAAAACATTGTAG
- a CDS encoding VTT domain-containing protein encodes MKILVLQVVIFSSFFLLLFALTFNISFAEQALAFFNHNLIMSAIASTALLASDIVLPVPSSVLMLLNGKLFGIVIGTVVSCLGLVLSTLLGYIIGKKITSSLSRFLNVRQQEEAEKMFKQWGYLALIISRPIPLLSESISIVAGMQGMSFSSVLISAFAGSLPGALVYAYYGSTSNNEQNQYISFLLVLGIAALAFIISKLLKKQISKNRYELL; translated from the coding sequence ATGAAGATTTTAGTTCTGCAGGTTGTTATTTTCTCTTCCTTTTTTTTATTGCTCTTTGCACTCACATTCAATATCAGTTTTGCTGAACAGGCATTGGCGTTTTTTAATCATAACCTCATAATGAGTGCCATTGCAAGTACTGCATTACTGGCATCAGATATAGTTTTACCCGTTCCTTCAAGCGTTTTAATGTTACTCAATGGAAAGCTATTTGGCATTGTTATAGGTACCGTTGTTTCCTGTTTAGGCTTGGTATTATCAACCTTATTAGGTTATATAATTGGTAAAAAAATAACCTCTTCCTTATCTCGTTTTTTAAATGTCAGGCAACAGGAAGAAGCAGAAAAAATGTTTAAGCAATGGGGCTACTTAGCTTTAATCATAAGCAGACCGATTCCACTCTTATCAGAAAGTATAAGCATTGTAGCCGGTATGCAAGGCATGTCGTTTTCATCCGTGTTGATATCAGCTTTTGCAGGGTCATTACCGGGAGCATTGGTATATGCTTATTACGGTAGTACCTCCAATAACGAACAAAACCAATACATCAGTTTTTTATTAGTACTGGGTATTGCAGCCTTGGCTTTTATTATTTCCAAATTATTAAAAAAACAAATTTCAAAAAACAGGTATGAGTTACTTTGA